Proteins co-encoded in one Candidatus Izemoplasmatales bacterium genomic window:
- a CDS encoding glycogen/starch/alpha-glucan phosphorylase, with the protein MKQPHFQSPAVFAATFVERLRATYLTDVASSSVRQRFNILGTLVREAIADDWIATSRRLEERGAKEVYYFSMEFLMGRLITNNLINMGVRDVAEQAFDGLGLDLNELEEFESDPGLGNGGLGRLAACYLDSMASLGIPGFGHCIRYRYGLFRQAIKNGYQEERPDNWLSDGYVWEVRKEEESEDVAFGGNVEWVDGKFVYRPGMYVRAVPYDVPIVGADNGVVNHLRLWNAEASRKYPKGRSAFEYEFELQKLSGFLYPDDTTEDGKRLRLMQQYFFTSAGVKGVVRRHKARFGTVRNLAEKAVFHINDTHPTLIIPELMRILVDEEGMEWEDAWRIVTASTAYTNHTIMSEALEKWPTYLLQPVLPRIFQLIEEINRRFTNDLLERYTYDQIEKVNRMAIIAGGQVRMANLCLVACRSVNGVAKLHTDILKNIEMNDFYRLMPEKFKNVTNGITHRRWLIHSNPELTAILDGAIGVGWRKDPAKLSDFERFADDGAVQASIAEMKRAKKAALAARIRSEHGVEVDPDSLFDIQVKRLHEYKRQLLNALHIMAVYEKLKTDPAFKAGYVPHTFVFGAKAAGAYFFAKKVIKLINTIGDKVNADPDTNALLKVVFVENYNVSYAEKIMPAADLSEQISTASKEASGTGNMKFMMNGALTIGTEDGANVEIHELVGDDHIFVFGLRSEDVTRIARERNYRPMDHYESDPELRLTLDRLVNGFFQNVAPDEFREIRDRLLYDDTYLILKDFRAYCDAHERANEAYKDPRRWFRSAIVNIARSGVFSSDRSIREYAEGIWHVEPSCLP; encoded by the coding sequence ATGAAACAACCCCATTTCCAATCTCCCGCCGTCTTCGCGGCGACGTTCGTCGAACGGCTCCGCGCGACCTATCTGACCGACGTCGCTTCTTCGAGCGTGCGCCAGCGCTTCAACATCCTCGGGACCCTCGTCCGCGAAGCGATCGCCGACGACTGGATCGCCACGTCCCGCCGCCTCGAGGAGCGCGGCGCCAAGGAAGTCTACTATTTCTCGATGGAGTTCCTGATGGGCCGCCTGATCACCAACAACCTGATCAACATGGGCGTCCGCGACGTCGCCGAACAGGCCTTCGATGGCCTCGGCCTCGACCTGAACGAACTCGAGGAGTTCGAATCCGACCCCGGTCTCGGAAACGGCGGTCTCGGCCGCCTCGCGGCCTGCTACCTCGATTCGATGGCCTCGCTCGGGATCCCCGGCTTCGGCCACTGCATCCGCTACCGCTACGGTCTCTTCCGCCAGGCGATCAAGAACGGATACCAGGAGGAGCGTCCCGACAACTGGCTCTCCGACGGGTACGTCTGGGAGGTCCGCAAGGAGGAGGAGTCCGAGGACGTCGCCTTCGGCGGCAACGTCGAATGGGTCGACGGGAAGTTCGTCTACCGGCCCGGGATGTACGTGCGCGCCGTGCCCTACGACGTCCCGATCGTCGGCGCCGACAACGGCGTCGTCAACCACCTGCGGCTCTGGAACGCCGAGGCGTCGCGCAAATATCCGAAGGGGCGTTCGGCGTTCGAGTACGAGTTCGAACTCCAGAAGCTCTCCGGCTTCCTCTATCCCGACGACACCACCGAGGACGGCAAGCGGCTCCGGCTGATGCAGCAGTACTTCTTCACCTCGGCCGGCGTGAAGGGCGTCGTGCGCCGCCACAAGGCGCGCTTCGGCACCGTCCGCAACCTCGCCGAGAAGGCCGTCTTCCACATCAACGACACGCACCCGACGCTGATCATCCCGGAACTGATGCGCATCCTCGTCGACGAGGAGGGCATGGAGTGGGAAGACGCCTGGCGGATCGTGACCGCATCGACCGCCTATACGAACCACACGATCATGTCCGAGGCGCTCGAGAAATGGCCGACCTATCTCCTCCAGCCGGTCCTGCCCAGAATCTTCCAGCTGATCGAGGAGATCAACCGCCGCTTCACCAACGATCTCCTCGAACGCTACACCTACGACCAGATCGAGAAGGTCAACCGGATGGCGATCATCGCCGGCGGCCAGGTCCGGATGGCGAACCTCTGCCTCGTCGCCTGCCGTTCGGTGAACGGCGTCGCGAAGCTCCACACCGACATCCTGAAGAACATCGAGATGAACGACTTCTACCGGCTCATGCCGGAGAAGTTCAAGAACGTGACCAACGGCATCACCCACCGCCGCTGGCTGATCCACTCCAACCCGGAACTGACCGCAATCCTCGACGGCGCGATCGGCGTCGGCTGGCGGAAGGATCCCGCGAAGCTTTCCGACTTCGAACGCTTCGCCGACGACGGCGCGGTCCAGGCCTCGATCGCGGAGATGAAGCGCGCCAAGAAGGCCGCCCTCGCCGCCCGGATCCGTTCCGAGCACGGCGTCGAGGTCGATCCCGACTCGCTCTTCGACATTCAGGTGAAGCGCCTCCACGAGTACAAGCGCCAGCTGCTGAACGCGCTTCACATCATGGCGGTCTACGAGAAGCTCAAGACCGATCCCGCCTTCAAGGCCGGATACGTGCCGCATACCTTCGTCTTCGGCGCGAAGGCCGCCGGCGCCTACTTCTTTGCCAAGAAGGTCATCAAGCTGATCAACACGATCGGCGACAAGGTGAACGCCGATCCCGACACGAACGCGCTCCTCAAGGTCGTCTTCGTGGAAAACTACAACGTCAGCTACGCCGAGAAGATCATGCCGGCGGCGGACCTCTCCGAGCAGATCTCGACCGCCTCGAAGGAGGCCTCCGGCACCGGGAACATGAAGTTCATGATGAACGGCGCCCTCACCATCGGCACCGAGGACGGGGCCAACGTCGAGATCCACGAACTGGTCGGCGACGACCACATCTTCGTCTTCGGCCTCCGATCCGAGGACGTGACGCGGATCGCGCGCGAGCGCAACTACCGCCCGATGGACCATTACGAATCCGACCCCGAGCTCCGGCTGACCCTCGACCGGCTCGTGAACGGCTTCTTCCAAAACGTCGCCCCCGACGAGTTCCGCGAGATCCGCGACCGGCTCCTCTACGACGACACGTATCTGATCCTGAAGGATTTCCGGGCCTACTGCGACGCCCACGAACGGGCGAACGAGGCCTACAAGGACCCGCGGCGGTGGTTCCGGTCGGCGATCGTCAACATCGCCCGGAGCGGCGTGTTCAGCTCCGATCGTTCCATCCGCGAATACGCGGAGGGCATCTGGCACGTCGAACCGTCCTGCCTGCCGTGA
- a CDS encoding cyclase family protein — translation MRQNEQLVDLTRPLSEQTPVYPGDPSFRVAVAHEAGDVGFRLAQVTTGLHVGTHLDAPRHFFAAGSGVDGIAIAKTVGRANLIRVTPHDGIVRTADLAAAWERLCERTPRLLVSTGWERRFGETDFFTGHPGFEPSLFAFLKERDIVLLGVDMPSVKYGKSDNAACHSDLLGAGIVVVETLCALEGLPPAFFLSCAPLPLVGLDGSPVRAYAIVA, via the coding sequence ATGCGGCAGAATGAGCAACTCGTCGATCTGACCCGGCCGCTCTCCGAGCAAACTCCCGTCTATCCGGGCGACCCGTCCTTCCGGGTCGCCGTCGCCCACGAGGCGGGGGACGTCGGCTTCCGGCTCGCGCAGGTGACGACCGGACTCCACGTGGGAACCCACCTGGATGCGCCGCGGCACTTTTTCGCCGCGGGGTCGGGCGTCGACGGAATCGCCATCGCGAAGACCGTCGGCCGCGCGAATCTGATCCGCGTGACCCCGCACGACGGGATCGTCCGGACCGCGGACCTCGCCGCGGCCTGGGAACGGCTGTGCGAACGGACGCCGCGCCTGCTGGTCTCGACCGGCTGGGAACGCCGGTTCGGCGAAACCGACTTCTTCACCGGACACCCCGGCTTCGAACCGTCGCTCTTCGCGTTTCTGAAGGAGCGGGACATCGTCCTCCTCGGCGTCGACATGCCTTCCGTCAAATATGGGAAAAGCGACAACGCCGCCTGTCATTCTGACCTGCTCGGCGCCGGCATCGTCGTCGTCGAGACCCTTTGCGCCCTCGAAGGACTGCCGCCGGCGTTCTTCCTCTCGTGCGCACCGCTGCCGCTCGTCGGCCTCGACGGGTCGCCCGTGCGCGCCTACGCGATCGTCGCCTGA
- a CDS encoding ECF transporter S component, with protein sequence MENNQVNCVKRRTTPVRWLALVAILGTMSAVIMLAEFAIPFLGPSFLKLDLSEVPVMIGAFALGPIAGIAIEGIKITVNLLIEGTLTWGIGELANFLIGIAFVLPASLVYRFHRTRGAALIGLAAGTFVMTAAGALLNWYVLLPWYAGLMGLSLDDLILQFSIAIPYITDVRTGILFGIVPFNVFKGLVISAIVIVIYKRVSPLIKGRDVCEDSD encoded by the coding sequence ATGGAAAACAATCAAGTCAACTGCGTCAAGAGACGGACGACGCCGGTCCGCTGGCTCGCGCTCGTCGCGATCCTCGGCACGATGTCCGCGGTGATCATGCTCGCTGAATTCGCGATCCCGTTCCTCGGGCCGTCGTTCCTCAAGCTCGACCTGTCGGAGGTGCCGGTGATGATCGGCGCGTTCGCACTCGGTCCGATCGCCGGGATCGCGATCGAAGGGATCAAGATCACCGTCAACCTGCTCATCGAGGGAACCCTGACCTGGGGAATCGGCGAACTCGCCAACTTCCTGATCGGGATCGCGTTCGTGCTGCCCGCTTCGCTCGTCTACCGGTTCCACCGGACCCGCGGCGCGGCCCTGATCGGGCTTGCGGCGGGGACCTTCGTGATGACCGCCGCCGGCGCCCTGCTCAACTGGTACGTGCTGCTTCCGTGGTACGCCGGACTGATGGGCCTCTCGCTCGATGACCTGATCCTGCAGTTCTCGATCGCGATCCCCTACATCACCGACGTCCGCACCGGCATCCTCTTCGGAATCGTCCCCTTCAACGTCTTCAAGGGGCTCGTGATCTCGGCGATCGTCATCGTCATCTACAAGCGCGTCTCGCCGCTGATCAAGGGCAGAGACGTGTGCGAAGATTCCGACTGA
- a CDS encoding glycerophosphodiester phosphodiesterase family protein — protein sequence MNTVKIDKYFKGMVAHRGLSGIETENTVNAFIAAANRSYFGIECDVHATRDGKIVVSHDDTLLRLGLLNLYIPSFRYDELRKFALIDRKTGNLSESVTIPTLEEYLVICKTYKKACFIELKSGLSNENVDVVIGEIRRHKMEEKTTIISFDERYLAYVKKTYPGFEMMYLMSEVTEKGIDFCEKHQIGMDVHWEKVGEDLLKRAHLIGLKVAVWTVDDKAAAERLIKMGVDYITSNILE from the coding sequence ATGAACACCGTGAAAATCGACAAGTACTTCAAGGGCATGGTCGCTCACCGCGGCCTTTCCGGGATCGAAACGGAAAACACCGTGAACGCCTTCATCGCCGCGGCGAACCGAAGCTATTTCGGCATCGAATGCGACGTCCATGCGACCCGCGACGGCAAGATCGTCGTGTCGCACGACGACACCCTCCTTCGCCTCGGTCTCCTGAACCTGTACATTCCCTCCTTCCGCTACGACGAACTCCGCAAGTTCGCGCTGATCGACCGCAAGACCGGCAACCTCTCCGAGAGCGTCACGATCCCGACGCTCGAGGAATACCTCGTCATCTGCAAGACCTACAAGAAGGCTTGCTTCATCGAACTCAAGAGCGGCCTTTCGAATGAGAACGTCGACGTCGTGATCGGCGAGATCCGACGCCACAAGATGGAGGAGAAGACGACCATCATCTCCTTCGACGAGCGCTATCTCGCCTACGTCAAGAAGACCTACCCGGGATTCGAGATGATGTATCTGATGAGCGAAGTCACCGAAAAGGGCATCGATTTCTGCGAAAAGCACCAGATCGGCATGGACGTCCATTGGGAGAAGGTTGGCGAAGACCTCCTCAAGCGGGCGCATCTGATCGGCCTCAAGGTCGCCGTCTGGACCGTCGACGACAAGGCCGCCGCCGAGCGTCTGATCAAGATGGGCGTCGATTACATCACGTCCAACATCCTGGAGTAG
- a CDS encoding PfkB family carbohydrate kinase, which translates to MDRILVIGAAVVDISGVGTRAILPADSNPGEVGLSVGGVGKNIAENLTRLSLDVALLTFFGDDVFAGFVREHLTRAGVAFALSPVRPGPSGKYLSIHEPDGVLTTAVSDFRVMDSLTPEDFVPFDGDIDGFDILVLDANLPAAVLDRLTARYADKKIVVDGVSRAKVGRIRPFLDRVWLLKVNRGELSELLGRPADDIIYGVKDLLATGVKTVVVTNGPEPITYNIERRIYQTAIFETKNPVSSNGCGDALVAGTVYGLAKGLSMHESINCGKKAASFTMEVAEPCHPLLAPKILED; encoded by the coding sequence ATGGACCGGATCCTCGTGATCGGCGCGGCCGTCGTCGACATCTCCGGCGTCGGCACGCGGGCGATCCTTCCCGCCGACTCCAATCCCGGCGAAGTCGGCCTCTCGGTCGGCGGCGTCGGCAAGAACATCGCCGAGAACCTGACGCGGCTTTCCCTCGACGTCGCCCTCCTCACCTTCTTCGGCGACGATGTCTTCGCCGGTTTCGTGCGCGAGCACCTGACGCGCGCCGGGGTCGCCTTCGCCCTTTCCCCAGTCCGCCCCGGACCTTCCGGCAAATACCTTTCGATCCACGAACCCGACGGCGTTCTGACCACGGCGGTGAGCGATTTCCGCGTCATGGATTCGCTCACTCCCGAAGATTTCGTTCCCTTCGACGGCGACATCGACGGCTTCGACATCCTCGTCCTCGACGCCAACCTGCCCGCCGCCGTGCTCGACAGGCTCACCGCCCGCTATGCGGACAAGAAGATCGTGGTCGACGGCGTCAGCCGCGCCAAGGTCGGCAGGATCCGTCCGTTCCTCGATCGCGTATGGCTCCTCAAGGTCAACCGCGGCGAGCTCTCCGAACTGCTCGGACGGCCTGCGGACGACATCATCTACGGCGTCAAGGACCTGCTCGCGACGGGCGTGAAGACGGTCGTCGTGACCAACGGTCCCGAACCGATCACCTACAACATCGAACGGCGCATCTACCAGACCGCCATCTTCGAGACGAAGAACCCGGTCTCCTCGAACGGCTGCGGCGATGCCCTCGTCGCCGGCACCGTCTACGGCCTCGCCAAGGGGCTATCGATGCACGAATCGATCAACTGCGGCAAGAAGGCCGCCAGCTTCACGATGGAAGTCGCGGAGCCCTGTCATCCCCTGCTCGCTCCGAAGATTCTGGAAGACTAG
- a CDS encoding nitroreductase family protein, whose protein sequence is MKNPMIDLILSRRSVRQYSEEPVREEDLKLIVECGIHAPSSRNKQSWHFTVITDRKTIETLNDMTLAGMDRLGIRKEPGYHVFYHAPVVIFLSSAIEGFSEINCGAALENLALSAKSLGLGSVIVGQTRYLYHQSNVVDVNRLLKIPEGYEHDCAIAIGHPTGPDPDPKTIKDGVVDYIR, encoded by the coding sequence ATGAAGAACCCGATGATCGATCTGATCCTGTCACGCCGGAGCGTCCGGCAGTACAGCGAGGAACCCGTCCGCGAAGAAGACCTCAAGCTGATCGTCGAATGCGGCATCCATGCGCCGAGTTCGCGGAACAAGCAGTCGTGGCACTTCACCGTCATCACCGACAGGAAGACGATCGAGACGCTGAACGACATGACCCTCGCCGGCATGGACCGCCTCGGCATCAGGAAGGAACCGGGATATCACGTCTTCTATCACGCCCCCGTCGTCATCTTCCTCTCCTCGGCGATCGAGGGCTTCAGCGAGATCAACTGCGGCGCCGCCCTCGAAAACCTGGCGCTCTCGGCGAAATCGCTCGGACTCGGCTCGGTCATCGTCGGCCAGACCCGCTACCTCTACCACCAGTCGAACGTCGTCGACGTCAACCGCCTCCTGAAGATTCCCGAGGGGTACGAACACGACTGCGCGATCGCGATCGGCCACCCGACGGGTCCCGATCCCGATCCGAAGACGATCAAGGACGGCGTCGTTGATTACATCCGTTGA
- a CDS encoding phospho-sugar mutase, whose product MWRQTYQTWMNRTDLDPIVRKDLEDRSETELEDMFYTSLSFGTGGLRGIVGAGTNRMNVYTVRKANEGLARYLADRYVPSALSRGVVIAHDNRNMSREFALESARVLGAHGIKSYLFDALRPTPELSFAVRHLSALAGIVITASHNPPKYNGYKIYDEYGCQYTPAYADAIAAFVDAVDDPFSIAVADPAAMKRRGLFETIGGDVDRAYLERVKTVQLRPDAKKDLKIVFTPLHGTAAELAVRLLSECGYAYDTVAEQMVHDPFFGTVKSPNPENPEAFALAIDKGRAVAADILVATDPDADRLGVAVREGDGYRLLTGNQTGAVLIDYLLAGLKEHGGLPAKGVVFNTIVTSDLGAKVARAYGLEVVSTLTGFKFIGEQARFLEGTDRSFVFGYEESYGYVVKDFVRDKDSLQALLLAAEAANFWRARGKTLADRLNDLYAIYGTHLETLHNVDLFGVEGAKRIDRIVASFRAAPPSSVAGLRVLAREDYEASVRVEGLVRTPLSLPKSNVMKFILDEDAWFVLRPSGTEPKLKIYVGVVDSDPALAKSRLDALSAELLARVRTIE is encoded by the coding sequence ATGTGGCGACAGACCTATCAGACCTGGATGAACCGGACCGACCTCGATCCGATCGTCCGGAAAGATCTCGAGGACCGTTCCGAGACCGAACTCGAAGACATGTTCTATACCTCCCTGTCCTTCGGCACCGGCGGTCTCCGCGGCATCGTCGGCGCCGGGACGAACCGGATGAACGTCTACACTGTCCGCAAGGCGAACGAAGGCCTTGCCCGCTATCTCGCGGACCGCTACGTCCCCTCCGCGCTCTCCCGCGGCGTCGTGATCGCCCACGACAACCGCAACATGTCGCGCGAATTCGCCCTCGAGTCCGCCCGCGTCCTCGGCGCCCACGGCATCAAGAGCTATCTCTTCGACGCGCTCCGGCCGACACCGGAACTGTCCTTCGCCGTCCGCCATCTGTCCGCCCTCGCCGGCATCGTGATCACCGCCAGCCACAATCCGCCGAAGTACAACGGCTACAAGATCTACGACGAGTACGGCTGCCAGTACACCCCGGCCTACGCCGACGCGATCGCCGCCTTCGTCGACGCCGTCGACGATCCGTTCTCGATCGCCGTCGCGGATCCGGCCGCGATGAAGCGACGGGGCCTGTTCGAGACGATCGGCGGGGACGTCGATCGTGCCTATCTCGAACGCGTCAAGACCGTACAGCTCCGACCGGACGCGAAGAAGGACCTGAAGATCGTCTTCACGCCGCTCCACGGCACCGCCGCCGAACTCGCCGTGCGGCTTCTTTCGGAATGCGGCTACGCCTACGACACGGTCGCCGAGCAGATGGTCCACGACCCGTTCTTCGGCACCGTCAAGTCGCCCAATCCGGAGAATCCGGAGGCGTTCGCGCTTGCGATCGACAAGGGGCGCGCCGTCGCGGCGGACATCCTCGTCGCAACCGACCCGGACGCCGACCGCCTCGGCGTCGCGGTCCGCGAAGGCGACGGCTATCGGCTGCTCACCGGCAACCAGACCGGAGCGGTCCTGATCGACTATCTCCTCGCCGGTCTCAAGGAGCACGGCGGACTGCCCGCGAAGGGCGTCGTCTTCAACACGATCGTCACCTCCGACCTCGGCGCCAAGGTCGCGCGAGCCTACGGACTCGAGGTCGTCTCGACCCTCACCGGCTTCAAGTTCATCGGCGAACAGGCGCGTTTCCTCGAAGGCACCGACCGTTCGTTCGTGTTCGGATACGAGGAGTCCTACGGCTACGTCGTGAAGGACTTCGTGCGCGACAAGGATTCGCTCCAGGCGCTGCTCCTCGCCGCCGAGGCGGCGAACTTCTGGCGCGCCCGGGGAAAGACCCTGGCCGACCGCCTGAACGACCTGTACGCGATCTACGGCACCCATCTCGAGACGCTCCACAACGTCGACCTGTTCGGCGTCGAAGGCGCGAAGCGGATCGACCGCATCGTCGCCTCGTTCCGCGCCGCGCCGCCGTCATCCGTCGCCGGCCTCCGGGTTCTGGCGCGCGAAGACTACGAAGCCTCCGTCCGCGTCGAAGGACTGGTCCGGACGCCGCTTTCGCTCCCGAAGTCGAACGTCATGAAGTTCATCCTCGACGAGGACGCGTGGTTCGTCCTTCGCCCCTCCGGGACGGAACCCAAGCTCAAGATCTACGTCGGCGTCGTCGATTCCGATCCCGCGCTCGCGAAGTCGCGCCTCGACGCCCTCTCGGCGGAACTGCTCGCGCGGGTCCGGACGATCGAGTAG
- the ung gene encoding uracil-DNA glycosylase: MLDNDWGRLLEAEFAKPYFRELTERVKEEYRNGPCYPPIDRVFQAFRLTPYATVKCVILGQDPYHNPGEAMGLCFSVPAGIPVPPSLQNVFKELRDDLGVAIPAAGDLTRWAERGVLLLNTVMTVAKNRPLSHKGFGWETFTDRVIALLNSHPEPLAFLLWGANARSKKSLITDPRHLVLESPHPSPLSANYGFFGSRPFSKVNRFLESTGRGPVDFDPGR; encoded by the coding sequence ATGCTCGACAACGACTGGGGCCGACTCCTCGAAGCGGAGTTCGCCAAGCCCTATTTCCGCGAACTGACCGAACGCGTCAAGGAGGAATATCGGAACGGCCCGTGCTACCCGCCGATCGACCGCGTCTTCCAGGCGTTCCGGCTCACGCCCTACGCGACCGTGAAGTGCGTGATCCTCGGCCAGGACCCCTACCACAATCCGGGCGAGGCGATGGGCCTCTGCTTCTCCGTCCCGGCGGGCATTCCCGTCCCGCCGTCGCTTCAGAACGTCTTCAAGGAACTCCGCGACGACCTCGGCGTCGCGATCCCCGCCGCCGGCGACCTCACCCGCTGGGCCGAGCGCGGCGTCCTTCTCCTCAACACCGTGATGACGGTCGCGAAGAACCGGCCGCTGTCGCACAAGGGATTCGGGTGGGAGACGTTCACCGACCGCGTGATCGCGCTCCTAAACAGTCATCCCGAACCGCTCGCCTTCCTTCTCTGGGGCGCCAACGCCCGCTCGAAGAAGTCCCTGATCACGGATCCGCGCCATCTCGTCCTGGAGAGCCCGCATCCGTCCCCCCTCTCCGCGAACTACGGGTTCTTCGGATCCCGCCCGTTCTCGAAGGTCAACCGCTTCCTGGAATCGACGGGACGCGGTCCGGTCGATTTCGATCCCGGCCGGTGA
- a CDS encoding folate family ECF transporter S component, giving the protein MRNKRLQKPIFTGMLVAIGVVLSEFLAISLPPTENPVIRFSIGYLPIILAGVFYGPVYGGVAGIVQDLVGFFLFGIAHGYAFHPGYTLNAALYGVLPAILIRTAIQGERRLFHVLNYVAAAVLLGLSTWYFFDIEAVYSRTLDNSSKLLLSGFALFAALGIAALNFLMRKADGRFQPSKLIFAVVAMYALTSLFLTPLWLWTVNPGYSIWLNLPLRLLKMPIEATFYVLILLPALNVFDKLDRPSDTSIE; this is encoded by the coding sequence ATGCGAAACAAGCGTCTGCAGAAACCGATCTTCACCGGCATGCTCGTGGCGATCGGCGTCGTCCTGTCCGAATTCCTCGCGATCTCGCTCCCGCCGACGGAGAACCCGGTCATCCGCTTCTCGATCGGATATCTGCCGATCATCCTCGCCGGCGTCTTCTACGGTCCCGTCTACGGCGGCGTCGCCGGCATCGTCCAGGACCTCGTCGGCTTCTTCCTGTTCGGGATCGCCCACGGGTACGCCTTCCATCCCGGTTACACCTTGAACGCCGCGCTCTACGGCGTCCTTCCGGCGATCCTGATCCGCACCGCGATCCAGGGTGAACGTCGGCTGTTCCATGTCCTCAACTACGTCGCCGCGGCGGTGCTCCTCGGTCTTTCGACCTGGTACTTCTTCGACATCGAGGCGGTCTACAGCCGCACCCTCGACAATTCGTCGAAGCTGCTGCTCTCGGGATTCGCGCTCTTCGCGGCCCTCGGGATCGCCGCCCTCAACTTCCTGATGCGGAAGGCGGACGGCCGCTTCCAGCCGTCGAAGCTGATCTTCGCGGTGGTCGCGATGTACGCGCTCACCTCGCTCTTTCTGACGCCGCTCTGGCTCTGGACGGTGAATCCGGGGTACTCGATCTGGCTCAACCTGCCGCTAAGGCTCCTGAAGATGCCGATCGAGGCGACGTTCTACGTCCTCATCCTCTTGCCCGCCCTGAACGTCTTCGACAAGCTCGACCGTCCCTCCGATACGTCCATCGAATGA